One Elaeis guineensis isolate ETL-2024a chromosome 10, EG11, whole genome shotgun sequence genomic window carries:
- the LOC105037682 gene encoding calcium-binding protein CML38 yields MLLVVTDMKKEALNSTISTTHQSGKKPPLFCKFFSMLSPKNEKNAKVSSPSHHAVPSTIFTVSKSGELERVFRYFDENGDGKISPAELQNCLRAAGEELSAEDAEAVVESTDSDGDGLLGLEDFLKLVDAEEEEEKGRNIRDAFKMYEMEGQGCITPNSLRRMLRRLGETRSIDECRAMIRRFDLNGDGVISFDEFKVMML; encoded by the coding sequence ATGTTGCTCGTAGTCACCGACATGAAGAAAGAAGCACTCAACTCCACCATCTCAACAACGCATCAAAGCGGTAAGAAGCCTCCACTCTTCTGTAAATTCTTCTCCATGCTGTCGCCAAAGAATGAGAAGAATGCCAAGGTCTCGAGCCCGAGTCATCATGCCGTCCCGTCGACAATATTCACAGTCAGTAAATCCGGCGAGCTCGAGCGAGTCTTCCGATACTTCGACGAGAATGGAGACGGCAAGATCTCGCCGGCCGAGCTGCAGAATTGCTTGCGGGCGGCCGGCGAGGAGCTGTCGGCGGAGGATGCCGAAGCTGTCGTGGAGTCCACGGACTCCGATGGCGATGGGTTGCTGGGGTTGGAGGATTTTTTGAAGCTGGTGGAcgccgaggaggaggaggagaaggggaggaataTAAGGGATGCATTCAAGATGTATGAGATGGAGGGCCAGGGATGCATCACGCCGAACAGCCTGAGAAGGATGCTCAGAAGGCTCGGCGAGACGAGGAGCATCGATGAGTGCAGGGCGATGATTCGGCGGTTTGATCTCAATGGTGATGGTGTGATTAGCTTCGATGAGTTCAAAGTCATGATGCTATAG
- the LOC105052892 gene encoding uncharacterized protein — MWPPKAWLSGLPIPFCLRISACCILTAIIIKYSDSLGFRGAMQAAPALFSAKPLAPPPAFPRVRSQYKPAVSVPSTISTSESMAAKWAQKTVVIPPQRRGCHLVTSKITREIEQDLSGFKCGLAHFFLQHTSASLTINENYDSDVQDDTETFLNRIVPEGRSAPWKHTIEGPDDMPAHIKSSMFGCALTIPITDGRLNMGTWQGIWLCEHRDHATPRKIVVTLNGI; from the exons ATGTGGCCTCCCAAGGCCTGGCTCTCGGGGCTACCGATACCATTCTGCCTACGCATCTCTGCCTGCTGTATCCTTACCGCGATTATTATAAAGTACTCGGACTCTCTGGGCTTCCGAGGAGCGATGCAAGCGGCGCCAGCTCTCTTCTCCGCGAAGCCCCTCGCCCCGCCTCCGGCGTTCCCCCGCGTGCGATCGCAGTACAAGCCCGCCGTTAGCGTCCCTTCGACCATATCGACCTCTGAATCCATGGCCGCCAAGTGGGCTCAGAAGACCGTTGTCATCCCTCCCCAGCGACGAGGCTGTCATCTCGTTACCTCCAAG ATAACGAGGGAGATTGAGCAAGATCTATCGGGTTTCAAATGCGGCCTTGCTCATTTTTTCT TGCAGCATACAAGTGCTTCTCTGACCATAAATGAGAACTATGACTCCGATGTTCAGGATGACACTGAGACCTTCCTTAACCGGATTGTTCCAGAG GGGCGATCTGCACCTTGGAAGCACACAATAGAAG GACCTGATGACATGCCAGCACATATCAAGTCTTCAATGTTTGGTTGTGCCCTGAC CATTCCAATTACCGATGGTCGTCTCAATATGGGAACTTGGCAG GGAATATGGCTGTGTGAGCATCGGGATCATGCTACCCCTCGAAAAATTGTGGTTACTCTTAATGGGATATAA
- the LOC105052891 gene encoding uncharacterized protein isoform X1, translating into MPCSLFSDGTQTLLVSPTRMAVPSVWCLLVLQLVVMAAGPCGASVRVISRIAFGSCANQSAPQPIWNAITDFDPQLFIWLGDNIYGDNKHPFKLFGKERTIGPWKNVERFFPATEQEMRQRYEMAKNNQGYSKLRQRAQVIGTWDDHDYGLNDAGKEFSGKDTSQRLLLDFLDEAQESPRRKQAGVYASYLFGPTGKQVKVILLDTRYHRDPVFSDGTILGEAQWKWLEAEIKGPESEVTIIASSIQVISNLSATTGPMFYMESWGRFPKERQRLYKLINDSKRHGVFFISGDIHFGEISRYDCGCQYPLYDITASGLTQAVEKAVPPPLAFVVRVVAWLTPSTMRVFAPICRYRSCTYGQPNFGAIEIDWDAVPQRIKVEVRDENGDPVTGVDFLLSELHPRSMNMADREKGGYQQHCSLEIDLPWILRYRLAFLFFGTISVFVAASALLAYIIISISMKFIPKNILCILHADWTILSSQYTVLYLQHK; encoded by the exons ATGCCCTGTTCTCTTTTCTCTGACGGGACGCAGACGCTACTTGTCTCTCCCACTCGCATGGCGGTTCCAAGTGTTTGGTGCCTTCTCGTCCTCCAACTGGTCGTCATGGCCGCTGGCCCTTGCGGGGCCTCGGTGCGCGTCATCTCCCGGATCGCCTTCGGCTCTTGCGCTAACCAGAGCGCTCCTCAG CCTATTTGGAATGCCATCACTGATTTTGATCCCCAGCTTTTTATTTGGTTGGGGGACAATATTTACGGAGACAACAAACATCCGTTTAAGTTATTTGGAAAGGAAAGGACTATTGGGCCGTGGAAGAATGTGGAAAGATTCTTCCCTGCGACAGAGCAGGAAATGCGGCAAAGATACGAGATGGCCAAGAACAACCAAGGATATTCTAAGCTGAGACAGAGGGCTCAG GTTATTGGCACATGGGATGACCATGATTATGGATTGAATGATGCAGGGAAAGAATTTAGTGGGAAAGATACAAGCCAAAGGCTTCTTTTGGACTTCTTAGATGAAGCCCAAGAAAGTCCTCG GCGAAAGCAAGCTGGTGTGTATGCTTCTTACTTATTTGGCCCCACGGGGAAGCAAGTAAAG GTTATTCTTTTGGACACAAGATACCACAGGGATCCAGTGTTCAGTGATGGTACTATATTGGGGGAAGCTCAATGGAAATGGTTAGAAGCAGAAATAAAGGGTCCTGAATCAGAGGTTACCATCATTGCATCTTCTATTCAG GTGATATCAAATCTTTCTGCAACAACTGGTCCCATGTTCTATATGGAATCTTGGGGACGTTTCCCAAAGGAGAGGCAGCggttatataaattgataaatgacAGTAAG AGACACGGAGTATTCTTCATAAGTGGTGATATTCACTTCGGAGAAATCTCACGCTATGACTGCGGTTGTCAGTATCCACTGTATGACATAACCGCAAGTGGGCTTACTCAAGCTGTGGAGAAGGCTGTGCCTCCACCATTAGCTTTTGTTGTGAGAGTCGTAGCATGGTTGACACCAAGTACAATGAGAGTTTTTGCCCCAATTTGTCGATACAGATCATGCACATATG GTCAACCAAATTTTGGGGCAATTGAAATAGATTGGGATGCAGTTCCACAGAGGATCAAAGTTGAAGTGAGGGATGAGaatggagatccagttaccggTGTAGATTTCTTGCTTTCCGAGTTGCATCCAAGGAGCATGAACATGGCTGACAGAGAGAAAGGCGGATATCAACAGCACTGCTCTCTCGAAATTGATCTTCCGTGGATTCTCAGATATCGCCTGGCTTTTCTGTTTTTTGGAACTATATCTG TTTTTGTTGCTGCTTCTGCTCTACTTGCATATATCATCATATCCATTAGCATGAAATTCATCCCGAAAA ATATTCTCTGTATTCTTCATGCTGACTGGACAATTTTGTCTTCTCAATACACTGTGCTATATTTGCAGCACAAGTGA
- the LOC105052891 gene encoding uncharacterized protein isoform X2: MPCSLFSDGTQTLLVSPTRMAVPSVWCLLVLQLVVMAAGPCGASVRVISRIAFGSCANQSAPQPIWNAITDFDPQLFIWLGDNIYGDNKHPFKLFGKERTIGPWKNVERFFPATEQEMRQRYEMAKNNQGYSKLRQRAQVIGTWDDHDYGLNDAGKEFSGKDTSQRLLLDFLDEAQESPRRKQAGVYASYLFGPTGKQVKVILLDTRYHRDPVFSDGTILGEAQWKWLEAEIKGPESEVTIIASSIQVISNLSATTGPMFYMESWGRFPKERQRLYKLINDSKRHGVFFISGDIHFGEISRYDCGCQYPLYDITASGLTQAVEKAVPPPLAFVVRVVAWLTPSTMRVFAPICRYRSCTYGQPNFGAIEIDWDAVPQRIKVEVRDENGDPVTGVDFLLSELHPRSMNMADREKGGYQQHCSLEIDLPWILRYRLAFLFFGTISDILCILHADWTILSSQYTVLYLQHK, encoded by the exons ATGCCCTGTTCTCTTTTCTCTGACGGGACGCAGACGCTACTTGTCTCTCCCACTCGCATGGCGGTTCCAAGTGTTTGGTGCCTTCTCGTCCTCCAACTGGTCGTCATGGCCGCTGGCCCTTGCGGGGCCTCGGTGCGCGTCATCTCCCGGATCGCCTTCGGCTCTTGCGCTAACCAGAGCGCTCCTCAG CCTATTTGGAATGCCATCACTGATTTTGATCCCCAGCTTTTTATTTGGTTGGGGGACAATATTTACGGAGACAACAAACATCCGTTTAAGTTATTTGGAAAGGAAAGGACTATTGGGCCGTGGAAGAATGTGGAAAGATTCTTCCCTGCGACAGAGCAGGAAATGCGGCAAAGATACGAGATGGCCAAGAACAACCAAGGATATTCTAAGCTGAGACAGAGGGCTCAG GTTATTGGCACATGGGATGACCATGATTATGGATTGAATGATGCAGGGAAAGAATTTAGTGGGAAAGATACAAGCCAAAGGCTTCTTTTGGACTTCTTAGATGAAGCCCAAGAAAGTCCTCG GCGAAAGCAAGCTGGTGTGTATGCTTCTTACTTATTTGGCCCCACGGGGAAGCAAGTAAAG GTTATTCTTTTGGACACAAGATACCACAGGGATCCAGTGTTCAGTGATGGTACTATATTGGGGGAAGCTCAATGGAAATGGTTAGAAGCAGAAATAAAGGGTCCTGAATCAGAGGTTACCATCATTGCATCTTCTATTCAG GTGATATCAAATCTTTCTGCAACAACTGGTCCCATGTTCTATATGGAATCTTGGGGACGTTTCCCAAAGGAGAGGCAGCggttatataaattgataaatgacAGTAAG AGACACGGAGTATTCTTCATAAGTGGTGATATTCACTTCGGAGAAATCTCACGCTATGACTGCGGTTGTCAGTATCCACTGTATGACATAACCGCAAGTGGGCTTACTCAAGCTGTGGAGAAGGCTGTGCCTCCACCATTAGCTTTTGTTGTGAGAGTCGTAGCATGGTTGACACCAAGTACAATGAGAGTTTTTGCCCCAATTTGTCGATACAGATCATGCACATATG GTCAACCAAATTTTGGGGCAATTGAAATAGATTGGGATGCAGTTCCACAGAGGATCAAAGTTGAAGTGAGGGATGAGaatggagatccagttaccggTGTAGATTTCTTGCTTTCCGAGTTGCATCCAAGGAGCATGAACATGGCTGACAGAGAGAAAGGCGGATATCAACAGCACTGCTCTCTCGAAATTGATCTTCCGTGGATTCTCAGATATCGCCTGGCTTTTCTGTTTTTTGGAACTATATCTG ATATTCTCTGTATTCTTCATGCTGACTGGACAATTTTGTCTTCTCAATACACTGTGCTATATTTGCAGCACAAGTGA